A part of Paenibacillus sp. IHBB 10380 genomic DNA contains:
- a CDS encoding tetratricopeptide repeat-containing glycosyltransferase family 2 protein, with product MVTISLCMIVRNEENSLHQCLSSVEGIADEMIIVDTGSTDKTKEVAAEFGAILHDFEWIDDFAAARNYAFSQATQEYILWLDADDTITEKDRVLFKELKRTLASDVHSVTMTYNLAFDRDGNVTSSLRRNRLIRRDCQFQWIGPVHEYLAVGGNIVNSDVCITHKKDKEHTDRNLQIYRKRVEQGEQFSPRDLYYYANELRDHSLVQDATEYYEKFLATGQGWIEDNFQACLKLAECYEQLEDQEKGFHTLCRTLLYDTPRAEFCCKLGAYFVSKQQYNQSIYWYELALHLPPNESMGIRNLAMSTWLPQLQLSLCYDRIGQHHKANYHNELALSFYPSHPSMLYNRNYFKNLLGSEYVEINRFPK from the coding sequence ATGGTTACGATTAGCTTATGTATGATTGTGCGCAATGAAGAGAACAGTCTGCATCAATGCTTGTCTTCGGTGGAGGGCATTGCGGATGAAATGATCATCGTGGATACAGGTTCAACAGATAAGACGAAAGAGGTTGCCGCTGAGTTTGGAGCCATATTGCATGATTTCGAATGGATCGATGATTTCGCAGCAGCTCGAAATTATGCATTTAGTCAAGCAACACAGGAATATATTCTATGGTTAGATGCGGACGATACGATAACAGAAAAGGACAGGGTGCTGTTTAAAGAGTTGAAGCGAACGCTAGCTTCCGATGTGCATAGTGTGACAATGACTTATAATTTAGCTTTTGATAGAGACGGGAACGTGACTTCGAGTCTGAGGCGTAATCGTTTGATTCGTCGGGATTGTCAATTTCAGTGGATAGGTCCTGTACACGAATATTTGGCTGTGGGTGGTAACATTGTGAATAGCGATGTGTGCATTACACATAAGAAAGATAAAGAACATACAGATCGTAATTTACAGATTTATCGTAAGCGCGTGGAGCAAGGAGAACAATTTTCGCCACGGGATCTTTATTATTACGCTAACGAGCTTCGTGATCACAGCTTAGTTCAAGATGCAACGGAATATTATGAGAAGTTTCTGGCTACTGGGCAGGGGTGGATTGAAGATAATTTTCAGGCGTGTTTGAAGCTAGCGGAGTGTTATGAACAGCTTGAAGATCAGGAAAAAGGGTTCCATACCCTCTGCCGAACGTTGTTGTACGATACACCAAGAGCTGAATTCTGCTGTAAACTAGGCGCTTATTTTGTCTCAAAGCAACAATATAACCAAAGTATTTACTGGTATGAACTAGCACTACACTTACCTCCTAATGAGTCCATGGGCATCAGAAATTTAGCAATGTCGACATGGTTACCCCAGTTACAACTCAGTCTATGCTACGACCGAATCGGTCAACATCACAAGGCTAATTATCATAATGAGCTTGCCTTAAGCTTTTATCCGTCCCATCCGAGTATGCTCTATAACCGCAATTATTTCAAAAATTTATTAGGTTCAGAATACGTAGAAATAAACCGTTTCCCCAAATAA
- a CDS encoding thiamine pyrophosphate-binding protein, whose translation MKLSDYVIDCIREQGVAHVFEMIGGAIAHLLDSTYGKSDIECVSIHHEQAAAFAAEGYARINGKLGVAMATSGPGALNLLTGVGSCYFDSIPCLFITGQVNTYEYKFDRPVRQIGFQETDIVSIVKPIVKYAELVVDPLRIRYHLEKAIFIAGHGRPGPVLLDLPMDVQRVDIDPATLESFFDSEEYRQYQLAIPICTSEDMAEVVVRLKQAKRPVILAGGGIRAGGAAEEFRSFVDLTGIPVVHSLMGLDVLPATHPSSVGLIGSYGNRYSNLALANCDFLLILGSRLDTRQTGTRPDTFARGAVKVHVDIEATELNQKVKADFVIHADVKSFLIEISKILQTNKEKIFDYSAWLQTIRGNESKYPSGNTVIKESIIEPNRFMELLSSRSSEGDIIVLDVGQHQMWASQSFRLLEGQRLLNAGGMGAMGFALPAALGVAKASPGSQVIVIAGDGGIQVNIQELHTIVQHKLPIKIFVMNNNNLGMVRQFQDQYFEGRRQSTVQGYSCPDLVKIARAFGMKALMIDSNEQAQLTIDEALQTEGPVFVEVKLEMDTTVNPKLAVNRPIEDMSPYLDRTELNSLMLNDIDTKEE comes from the coding sequence GTGAAGCTTTCTGATTATGTGATTGATTGTATTCGTGAACAGGGTGTCGCCCATGTATTTGAAATGATTGGGGGGGCGATCGCTCATTTGCTCGATTCAACGTATGGCAAGAGCGATATAGAGTGTGTGTCCATTCATCATGAACAGGCAGCTGCCTTCGCAGCAGAAGGGTATGCGCGTATCAATGGCAAGCTAGGCGTAGCTATGGCTACAAGTGGCCCAGGTGCACTGAATCTTTTGACAGGGGTTGGAAGCTGTTATTTCGATTCGATACCGTGCTTATTCATAACAGGTCAGGTAAATACGTACGAGTATAAATTCGATAGACCTGTCCGCCAAATTGGATTTCAAGAGACGGATATTGTCAGCATCGTTAAGCCTATCGTTAAATATGCAGAGCTTGTAGTCGATCCGTTACGTATTCGTTATCACTTAGAGAAAGCCATATTTATTGCAGGTCATGGACGGCCTGGTCCTGTATTGCTTGATCTGCCGATGGATGTTCAACGTGTGGATATTGATCCAGCGACTTTAGAGAGCTTTTTCGATAGTGAGGAGTATCGGCAATATCAATTAGCTATACCCATATGCACAAGTGAAGATATGGCAGAAGTTGTGGTGAGGCTGAAACAAGCGAAAAGGCCGGTGATTCTGGCTGGAGGTGGAATACGGGCAGGGGGAGCGGCAGAGGAGTTCCGTTCATTTGTTGATTTGACGGGGATACCTGTCGTTCATTCTTTAATGGGGTTAGATGTACTTCCGGCTACCCATCCGTCAAGCGTAGGTCTGATAGGTTCTTATGGTAATCGCTATAGCAATTTAGCGCTGGCTAATTGTGATTTCTTATTAATCTTAGGTTCGAGGCTGGATACAAGGCAGACGGGAACAAGACCGGATACCTTTGCTCGTGGAGCTGTTAAGGTACATGTGGATATCGAGGCCACGGAGTTAAATCAGAAGGTGAAGGCAGATTTCGTTATTCATGCGGATGTGAAGTCTTTTCTTATTGAAATTTCTAAAATTCTTCAAACGAATAAGGAGAAGATCTTTGATTATTCCGCGTGGTTACAGACGATCAGAGGGAATGAAAGCAAATATCCGAGTGGAAATACGGTAATAAAAGAGAGCATCATCGAGCCCAATCGGTTTATGGAGCTGTTGTCTTCTCGGAGCAGTGAGGGGGATATCATTGTACTTGATGTGGGTCAGCATCAAATGTGGGCTAGTCAATCGTTTCGATTGTTGGAAGGCCAACGCTTGTTAAATGCCGGGGGTATGGGAGCAATGGGTTTTGCATTGCCAGCGGCACTTGGTGTGGCCAAAGCTTCTCCGGGGAGTCAAGTTATCGTGATTGCAGGAGATGGTGGGATACAGGTCAATATTCAAGAGCTGCATACGATTGTACAGCATAAGCTGCCCATTAAGATTTTTGTCATGAATAATAACAATCTGGGTATGGTACGACAGTTTCAAGATCAGTATTTCGAAGGACGACGTCAATCTACGGTTCAGGGCTACAGTTGTCCTGATCTAGTAAAGATTGCAAGGGCTTTTGGAATGAAGGCATTAATGATTGATTCTAATGAACAAGCACAGTTAACGATTGATGAGGCTTTACAAACGGAGGGCCCAGTATTCGTTGAAGTGAAACTCGAGATGGATACAACCGTTAATCCAAAGCTTGCAGTCAATCGGCCAATCGAGGATATGTCGCCGTATCTTGATCGCACTGAACTAAATTCGCTGATGCTCAATGATATAGATACTAAGGAAGAATAG